A window of the Gimesia sp. genome harbors these coding sequences:
- a CDS encoding DUF1080 domain-containing protein: MNKYRSQSYFNVFTGLMAALVISSVLGSTTACSGDNNAASSDGWVDLFNGKDLTGWKIAEGGPFEVKDGVIVVTGKRSHLFTEEEFKNFEFKADVKTTPGSNSGIFFHTKFQEEGWPTQGYESQVNVSHKDPVKTGSLYNRVKLFKTPAKDNEWWTQHIIVKGRHVIVKINDETVIDYTEPEGATGSPSLGDKGSFALQAHDPKSVVYYKNIKVKPLAD, translated from the coding sequence ATGAACAAATACCGCTCGCAGTCTTACTTCAATGTCTTCACCGGTCTGATGGCAGCCCTGGTGATCTCCTCCGTTCTGGGCAGCACGACTGCCTGCTCCGGTGATAACAACGCAGCTTCCTCTGATGGCTGGGTTGACCTCTTCAACGGCAAAGATCTCACCGGCTGGAAGATTGCAGAAGGGGGCCCTTTTGAAGTCAAAGATGGCGTGATCGTCGTCACCGGGAAGCGTTCGCATCTCTTCACCGAAGAAGAGTTCAAGAACTTTGAATTCAAAGCAGACGTCAAAACCACCCCGGGCAGCAACTCTGGTATCTTCTTCCACACCAAATTCCAGGAAGAAGGCTGGCCGACTCAGGGATACGAATCGCAGGTCAATGTGAGTCACAAAGACCCGGTCAAAACCGGCAGCCTCTACAACCGCGTCAAACTCTTCAAGACACCCGCCAAAGATAACGAATGGTGGACGCAGCACATTATCGTCAAAGGTCGTCACGTGATTGTCAAAATCAACGACGAAACCGTGATCGATTACACCGAACCCGAAGGGGCCACCGGATCACCCTCACTGGGAGACAAGGGAAGCTTTGCTCTCCAGGCACACGATCCCAAGAGCGTGGTTTACTACAAGAACATCAAGGTGAAGCCACTGGCTGACTGA
- a CDS encoding VWA domain-containing protein — translation MAQARDYSAFFTSLIVHAVILVGMGLIHHQLTDNQPEVAIETIFDDERDQAEFEQVLETNLEVSENLSVTSGGMVSTNVGASTSTAVSSQKIETSESLKEPEIKINAGEITAPGDDILGEDLGVGEVTGEVGAVVEGYGTAMSRISKELIRIMREEKILVVWLFDESGSMKDDQKEISENFNKIYSELGIAAKQEKKTRERDQTLLTTILSYGATVHVHTPKPTVDVKEVQDAIGKIPIDETGLENMCQTVAATIDKYSTMARKTDRRLCIVCVTDESGDDGAAVEEVITRAKRAKSPIYILGRESVFGYPYARQRWRDPVYNLDHWIQINRGPETAFPESLQYDGLHGRWDSFSAGFGPYEQVRIARETGGIFFVLPGKEQRLAGAGSNQERQFRFQDMKEYQPLLLSRREYDATRSASKFRSSIWKVIVTLNPHLDKQLNIKELYYPLKKKEFYETGSKEVPKAIRAMGLLQKAVDILEDIEPLRAQEKSSRWRAAYDLTLAQCLAYRVRLFQYCLAMDSHAKNMPAPKDQKSNTWNVRRGKKMLPPDPVQVKLTKVSPEELDKQLKKAEDQYKLVIKEHPGTPWAQRAQYELNQGFGMYFEEHFRDPRYDKVGKEIKLPKL, via the coding sequence ATGGCTCAAGCGCGAGACTATTCAGCCTTTTTTACGTCTTTGATCGTTCACGCTGTGATTCTGGTCGGCATGGGACTGATCCATCATCAGCTCACCGACAACCAGCCCGAGGTCGCCATCGAAACCATCTTCGATGATGAACGCGATCAGGCGGAGTTCGAACAGGTTCTGGAAACCAATCTCGAAGTCTCTGAAAACCTGAGTGTGACCTCCGGTGGCATGGTCTCGACGAACGTCGGCGCCTCAACGTCAACCGCGGTATCCTCTCAAAAAATTGAAACCTCTGAGAGTCTCAAAGAACCGGAAATTAAAATCAATGCCGGCGAAATCACAGCGCCCGGCGATGACATCCTGGGCGAAGACCTCGGCGTCGGTGAAGTCACCGGTGAAGTCGGTGCGGTCGTCGAAGGTTATGGCACCGCCATGAGCCGCATCTCCAAAGAACTGATCCGCATCATGCGGGAAGAGAAAATTCTGGTGGTCTGGCTCTTCGATGAATCGGGAAGTATGAAAGACGACCAGAAAGAAATTTCTGAGAACTTCAATAAGATCTACAGCGAACTCGGTATCGCCGCCAAACAGGAAAAGAAAACCCGCGAACGGGACCAGACCCTGCTGACGACCATTCTCAGCTACGGGGCCACCGTGCATGTGCATACCCCAAAACCGACCGTGGACGTCAAAGAAGTTCAGGATGCCATCGGCAAAATTCCCATTGATGAAACCGGTCTGGAAAACATGTGTCAGACGGTCGCGGCCACGATCGACAAATACAGTACCATGGCTCGTAAAACGGACCGCCGTCTCTGTATCGTCTGTGTGACCGACGAGTCCGGCGATGACGGGGCCGCCGTCGAAGAAGTCATTACCCGGGCCAAGCGGGCCAAGTCTCCCATTTACATTCTGGGACGCGAGTCAGTCTTCGGTTATCCCTACGCCCGTCAGCGCTGGCGCGATCCGGTTTACAATCTGGATCACTGGATTCAGATTAACCGGGGACCGGAAACCGCATTCCCCGAGTCTCTGCAATACGATGGTCTGCACGGTCGCTGGGATTCCTTCTCGGCCGGATTCGGACCTTACGAGCAGGTTCGCATCGCCCGTGAAACCGGCGGCATCTTCTTCGTACTGCCCGGCAAAGAACAGCGTCTGGCCGGTGCCGGCAGTAACCAGGAGCGGCAGTTCCGCTTCCAGGATATGAAAGAGTATCAGCCGCTGTTACTCTCACGTCGTGAATACGATGCTACCCGTTCAGCCAGCAAGTTCCGGTCTTCTATCTGGAAGGTGATCGTCACGCTCAATCCGCACCTGGATAAGCAGTTGAATATCAAGGAACTTTACTATCCACTGAAGAAGAAAGAATTTTACGAAACTGGCAGCAAGGAAGTTCCCAAGGCCATCCGCGCTATGGGCCTTCTGCAGAAAGCAGTCGACATTCTGGAAGACATCGAACCGCTGCGGGCTCAGGAAAAATCCTCCCGCTGGCGTGCTGCCTACGACCTGACACTGGCACAGTGTCTGGCCTACCGCGTTCGTCTGTTCCAGTACTGCCTGGCCATGGACTCGCATGCCAAAAACATGCCTGCTCCCAAGGATCAGAAGAGTAACACCTGGAATGTGCGACGTGGTAAAAAAATGCTGCCCCCCGATCCGGTACAGGTCAAACTCACCAAGGTCAGCCCGGAAGAACTGGATAAGCAGCTGAAAAAAGCGGAAGACCAGTATAAGCTGGTGATCAAAGAACATCCCGGTACCCCCTGGGCACAACGGGCACAATACGAGCTCAATCAGGGTTTCGGCATGTATTTCGAAGAACACTTCCGTGACCCGCGCTATGACAAAGTCGGCAAGGAAATCAAACTTCCCAAGCTGTAA